The genomic segment TTCTAGCTAACTTACAGGACTGCTTgacttcctgcttttttttttttttttccagaattcaaATCAAACCCAAATGACTTAGTCAGAATGTGTAAAACACATTCACACTGCCATGATCTGAGACTACACCTACACAGGCTAGTCAGAATGGCGAGGTGGCACAATTCTCTGAAAAAGCCTGCCTCCGACCCTAGATAACATGCAAGCGTTTGGTGGGAATCCTTAATTATGCAGACGCTGGTCGGCACGGCCGCAGTTTTTACGTTCACAGCAACCTCCTTGAACCTCAGCGAACACGTCGAGgtgagaggctgcagtgggcacaGAGCACAGCCCTCGGTCACAGAGGAAGGAATGAAAACCAAGACCAGCTCTTGTGCACAGATTAATAGTAAGTTCTAGGCTTGCAAGTCCACAGCCCCAGGACACTCACAGGCGTCCGCCCCCGCCTGTGCCTTCTCTCACGCAGTGCACCTGTGACTCAGAGTGCACCTTCCAGCTCAGTCACCATGGGGGCTCCACCTCCCTAAAAACGCCTGGCAAGAGGCACTCGGAGAAGACAGTGCCTGTTCCTTGTGACACCTGCATTAGAAAGCCCTCACCTTGTGGCATCTTCTGAAACCACTGGCACCAAGGTCCAGAGTCTTCAGAAATCCAGGCCCACTGGGCCTTAGCCTTCCTGGCCCATGTGAGCTCTTCCAGACCCCAAGGCAGACACAGGAGAGGCTGACGGGGGGTCTCCCCAGTCGCCCTTCAATTTCCTTGGTTTCCCCATGGACTCCACGCCCAACCCCAAGAAGGATGGGACCGCCCTGGCCGGGGACTGGGGATGGTGCTGCCCTTAGAATGAGAGGTGTCCAGCCCAAGGTGACTTCCTCACCTCGGGAACCTGCACAGTTCTCCCTCTTCCTATTGTCAGCCTCTGTGTGAAGCTTAGTTatcttgttatcttttttttttttttggcggtgggggtgggggccggaatggactcttgctctgtcctGCGAACTGGAacacaatggtgccatctcagctcactgcaacctccgcctcccacgcctcagcctcctgagtagctgggacgacaggcgcgcaccaccacgcccggctcatttttgtatctctggtagaaacggggttttgccatgttggccagcctggtctcgaactcctggcctcaactgacctgcctgcctcagcctcccaaaagtgccgggattacaggcgtgggccccCGCACCCGGCCTGAAGCTTAGTTATCTAGGGACACATTTGCTTTGGGCACCAAAAGAAAATCTGGATGAGCTTACACAAATGTGGGCCACTTACGCCCAAAAGCAAGAGCACGTGTCCGCAGTGCCAGGGCAGAGGTGggtcctgtttttattttaaataagtggAATGAAGAAGCACATTCAAGAAAAGGGGAGGCACAGGAAAAACCAAAGACACAGGAGTTTCTGAAGGGGCTCGAGAAGGAACAGGGCTGGGAAAAGGCGGAGGAAGAGTTGGCGGTGGGGTGGCAGGTAGAGCAACTCCCTCCCTCGTGGGAGGCTCCCTCCACCTGGACGGCCACACGAAGCCTGGGAGGAAGCCCAGCGGGACAGGGCCAGGGGCTTCACAGAAGCCAGCCAGAGCTTCACTGAATGGTCATGAAATCCAAGGGAGAGAAACAAAACTCACTGGTTCTGAAAACTATGCTTAGAAACGTTCGTATCACAGAGCCCACTCATAGCACTCTCCTGTAACTTCTCCTGTGCAGAACCAGTACAGTCCGCTCCACCCTCCGTCTCACTCGTGGGGCGGCATCTGCATGAGGGTGACCCCTCTCACAACCAAGAATGTTAACAATATGCTTCTAACCTTTATGATTTTTCTGGGAATCTGAAAAGAGCCGTCACATCAGCAGACGTGTTTGTTGagatcacagtgcaataaaaCAGAACTGTGTTAAGAGGTGACTGTTGAAAACCAGAATTGCAAGAGTACAGCCTGAGCCACCGTCCACCTGGACCATCTGATCCACACTCTCTGCCCTCAACGGAGCCAGACAGAAGATCTCTACTGGGGCCGAGCCCCAAGCCCGGTGGGCGCCGGAGTCAACAGGCGGAAGACCTCAGCCTGGGGTGAGAGGGACCCTGTCGTTTCCGACCCCTGTGGCAGGCGGGCCATCACCGCCTCCGTTCTAACAGAATGAAGTGCCTCACCTGACAAAAACTGCTGCGTGTCAAAGAGCTTGCAGGTCTGGTCTCTCTCCAGCTTGTTGGGCCGGTCGCTGCACAGCGCCAGGGGCCCGTCCCAGTAGATCCGGCTCTGGCAGAGTCTTTTCGCGTAGAGCCCGTCGGGGGCCATCCAGAGGACCACGCCCCTCTCCAGGTGGCCCAGCAGCTTCTCAATGTTCTTCCTCTGGCCATTGTCCTCTGGGTAGGGGAACAGGACCTGGTCCAGGTTGCTGGCGTCGTAAGTATGTCCATGGGAGATCCGGCAGCCCTCGGGGCTGGACGTGGTCAGCTCCTTCACGAGGATTTCCCGGTAGTACAGGCAGATGTGCAGCCGGCAGTCTGCAAACACAGAGCTCCGGGGTCAGTGCTGGGGGCCGAGGACACCAGCTTGAGGCCAGCGACTCCACAGAGCCAAGCACCTGCGGTGGAACTCTACTGTCCCACAGGCTCTGTGGAGGAACAAGAGGTTCTGGCGTGCAGGAGGCCTGGGAGACGCCACATGCCCTGCTTCCCCCCGAGATCAACACTTAGAGAAATCCCGTGGAAAAAACCCATTTAATTCGTCTAAACCAGCATATTTCAAACGTATGTGGCCACAGACTCTTTTTTTAAGGGACGAGTGtgtctttcattaattttctggAAAAGTAAGTTGAATTCAGGTTATAGATCATCACCATTAAGAACTTACTAAGTCTTATTGTGaacgatgatgatgatagtggtgatgacATTTAAGTCATGTGTCACTGAATGAAAATTCATCTTTAAGCAAATCAGTTTTTGCTTTGGTAAGAAATGAACCCTAAGTTTAATTTCTACTAGCAAAAAATATGACGGTGTTTCAGAAAGAAGCAAGTCTGTCCACAAACCTGAAAggtcctcaaaataataatatgacaTCATTTAGGTAaaagcaagtgtgtgtgtgtgtgtgtgtgtgtatacatatatgtaagttATACATATAATTAGGTGCTTATTTATGTCTACatagtttatatataaacatacacacacatatacacattaaaGGGTAAGTACTAAGGCCTTAATGGTGATTTCTGGGTGGTGGAATGTGAcgtttttattttccattcttgtttttctgatttttaaattagttttccaCACTGGATATGTGATGTTTTTATCACAAAATTAATTcttgtgaaaagaaagaaattaatgagaaaaatgctCTAAAAGTTCATGTAAAGTCTGCTGAAATTCCCACTGGGCTTTGTGTTTAAGTTTGAAAAGAACCCTAAAACTCTCTGAAACTTTAAACAAGATGAATCCATTTACAAACGTTTGGCTGATTTCAGAAACCTCTTTGAAACATCGCCCATGAGTTGAAAGAACCAAGCTAGGTTTGCATAAGCTCCTCAGCCAGGCTGCAGGGGAGCGGCACAGACAGGGGCAGTCGCCACTGGGAACTGTGTGGGAACCCCCAAATCAGTGGGAATCACAGTTCTCTAACAAATGTGCTCATGGCTGATAATTAATCTGTATTAtgcataccaaaaaaaaaaagaaacccacaaaaCTGTCTTATTCCTCAATAGCAGGTTTTGAGACTTAACCCACATCACTGTCTCAATTCTCTGCTTCAACACATGGAGAACGAGTCAGACAGTGCGCCCCAAAGAGAGTGGGTGTTGGCCATTCGAGGTGATTCTCGGGGCaggtttcatttcatttaatgtCATCAGAAATCACGAGGTTGCAGAGATATAAATAGCTGTTTATTTCCTACTCTTCAGGCACCCACACAAGTCTTAGGTGTTCAAGAAAAGGGTTTGAaagtttctaaaaacaaacacaagccTTCCTGCTCAGAAGCACCTCCTCCCAAAGGGCATCCTCAGTACTCACGagcatctcagaaaaaaaggtgCAAGCCTCATTCAGAACTAGAAAGAGCGGGCAGGTAAAACTCCAGCCCCCGTGTGCAGCCGTAGTGCCACAACTCTCGTCTCCCTGAAACCTTCAGAATTCAGTTAGTATTTTTCATCACTGATTTTTAAAGATGCCAAAGGGCATGATGAGAATTCCAAACCTTAAAAACAATCCAAAATATTATCTAAAAAATGAATAGACATATAGCACATATGCTTGGCAAGTCTAAGGGTGCCTTTTTTACAACAGGTAAGATCTCTATGatgcaggacttttttttttttttaataaaacttaaaaatcagaTTGAATCCATATTTGTTTGCAAGCGATATGAAAGACCAAAATGTGTATTACTTTTAGGCATATGTCATCGAGGGACCAGAACTAATGTCCCCAGGGAGCAGAGGAGGAGGACTCATTTATGGCTCAACCCGGAAGGACGATCAGCCTCTCCAAATGACGAGCCCTTCCACACTTCCGCACGGAGAATGCTGGCTGGAGAGGGGCCCTTGGTAAAGGAAACTGGAGTGTTTGCACATTCCTGGAAATTCGGAGAGGTGCCAGTGACGAAGCCAGAACGACTCCATTCAAGCCAGTGGCTGAAACTGTCAGCAGAACCACAAGCAGTGATGCTGGGTCTTTCCAATGGTGCTCCTAGTTCACTCTGGTCACCTCATGCACAGGATGTGTCCACATCCACTCCAGACCCCAGGGGGAGCAAAGCAAGTGTCTAAAGTCCCATTGAATCTGCCCAAAGATGACAGAGCTGGCGGCAGAGGCCGGCCTCCTGCGGTGCCTCCAGAACCAAACCCTGCACTCACCTGAGAGCGCCAAGGCTTCGGCAGACCTTATGCTTGGCTCTGTGGGGATTCCTGGAGCCTGGGACTCAGGTGGGGCACAAGCATAAAAGGTTCCTGTCACCTGGCAACCTGCATTTGCAAATAAAAGTCAGATGATGTCTAGACAGAGAGTCCGACGCACTGCAGGGCttcctggggtgtgtgtgtgaagccTGGGAAGGAAAGGGCTGGCGCCCAGTCACCTTCCCGCCCACTCCCAGCACCAGCAACTAGCAGGGCACACTCTTGTGAGGCAAAGACGAGCCGGAGACCAGCTGGAAAACCAAAGCTGAGGGAGAAACGAGCCAGTGCGTGGCTTTGAAAGGAATCTTGGAGCGCTCTCTCTGTAACTGACccacagggaggctgaggctcagagacagatGACGTGATTTGTCCTTGTTCACAAAGCGAGTTCACAACAGAGCTGAGAGTTCAGGTCCACTTGAGTTTGTGCCAAAGGGcgcaatttaaaaagtaacaaattgTTTAGTCCATGTTTATTTTGCTTGTCTCTTGTGGGTTGGGAGAAGACTGAACCATGTTCCTGAAGACAATGTTGTAGGAAACATGAATGGAGGAAGAATGTGGCATAGAACACCTGATGTGACTGCCGCTTCATTTGCTGTTACCAACGCTTCAAGACAGGTCTCTACCTATTCCATCACTTTACACAATTCTAGGCATCGCCTCTTTCCCATGGTCACTAATTCCACAGAGCCAGAGCACTGAACACAAGTCTGAATTTCAGGAACTAGTTTTATGTCAGCCGATTCCTCCACTACCATATTGGAAACCAGCCCTTGCTACAAATCCCTCTTGAAAAGCCAATCCCACTGAATTCTGGGCTTTTTTGTGAATGTGCCACTCCATACAAACATTAAATAGCGGTACACCTCTTCACTACCTGCAGCCAAGGATAACCTGAACGTGACTGGGGGAAAAAAGGCCAAATTGCAAAGGAACAAATATTCCTAAAACATCCAAAGGGTTCAATGTGTTGACCCATCTCAGGACTTCTATTTAAGTAACTAACTAAAAAGTCCTGAAAGCCTGAGTTGCAGCATTGTGAGATTCTCTCTGCACCTAGCTAATGAGTGCTTCTGCGGATGGAGCTTATTTTGATATCTGGGGAACTCCTGAGGGCAGGGGACCGCATCTAATCCAGAATCAGGAGTCTCTCTGGGACCCAGTGGTAGGTAGGCACCTGTAGAGACGTTTTATGTGTTTGCTCATGgtatttttccattccttttttaGCATCACCTCTAATACCAACAATAGCAACAATGAACACACCACTATTCGAGAGAAACATACCAGCTCAGTAATCTCCCAGCATCCCTACTTATTATCTACGAGCTTCCACGATCTCTTCTATATATAAAAAGTGCGGGACTGTTTTCCACTTCCCGGGGTGATCTCTGTGGCGTTTAAATAAGAGCCCATGAAGGGCAGTGCCTAGCATGGATCCTGACAGTAACCTTGGCTGTGGGATGCCACCATCCCACAGGACTGAGAAAACCCTCCTCTTCCCTGAGCTGCACACGCAGCCTCCAAGAAGGGGAAAGAGCTTTGGTGCTGCCTAGGACAGACCAGGATTCACCGTGGCCCATGGCCAAATCAGCAGTTAGTTCCCTGGTAACCTCCTTACCATTTTCACAAGCTGGGCCTTGCCAGTGGTGGCCGCGGGGTCCGAACGTTACGGGACATTGGTACGGGATTTCCGGGTGCGGCTGATCTGGGACATAGTCCCTCCAGCTTCGGTCAAGGGATGGCATCACGTAGTTGTGAACCTGCTAAAGGAGCACAGGAGAGGCTGAGATAAGAAGCACTGGCATTGAGACGGTGGGTAGGGGGGTGCTCTTATAGCCTCCAGACTCCTAAGGGAATCCCTTATTAGGCTGACAGCCGAAGAATTTTATCATCCAAAAAGACTGGAGGGAATCGTTCATCACACTAGGTGGAAACACCACGGAGGATCATAAAGGACAATGGAGACACTTGTGCTGTTTCATGTAAAGCTTCGTCATATGGCTAAACCTGGCACCAAAAGTACCACAGGGGAATTTGCCTTCTTTTACCCACCAAAGTGGATGAAACAAGGCTGTCATTCACATCAAGAAAGCCTGAAGAGATCAGCTGCCCTGTGGTTTCACATGATAAGGCACTACTTCCAAAATCTTCCACTTCCACAAAAGAGCTGTTTCCCAGAAGACCTGAGGAGCATATTCCAGCAGGCAGACACGCCCAAGCCTCCCCTACTTAAGACCCACACCAATGGCAGCGCCGTGTGGAAAGAGAGGCATTCGTTCGGTGACCTGGGGTTTCTCTGGGCGGTTGGACCAGCGACAGCAAATGGCAAGTTCTGCTGTCTGGGCTGCTGTGGTTCTCTGGCCACGTGGGCAGCTGGCCCGCACAGCCTCGCCCTCAGGGAGCCCAGTGCCCTCCCCCATACCTGGGCTGGGAGCGAGGGGTAAGGCGTTGTCATGGTGTAGGGGTGGCTCATGGACATCTGCGGGTCCTCCAGGGTGAGCTGCTTGGCTCCTACATGTTTGGGGAAAAGGGAAATGGCACAAAGTAAAAACAGGAACTGACCTAACTAAATGTCAAATCTTGTAAAAATACCTGAGCATTTAATTCTTAGAATGCATAACACGGTGTTGACAAATAAGGTATTTTTCAGCAACTCCCTTGGGAAGTTATTTGTTCATGCTATTAAACTGGTTTTTTTCTGCAAGGTCTGAGTTGTAcaggacaggcagagaaatacAGGACCGATGGCATGCGAATGTGCCTTGTGACATGAAGGACCCCGCCAGCCAGATGTTTCCCAAGCGAGGTCACCTGAAGGATCTGTTCGagatgcagattcctgggctctcTTCCAGACACACTGGTCAGAATCTTGAAAAGAAGGGTCCAGGAATCTGACTTTTAATAAGCACCTCAGCTGACCATGTTACACTTTAAAAGTTGACCGTTTTATTACCATGAATGGTAATGAGATATTCCACTCATTACCCCTCTTCTGCAAAATAGTTACTCACTAAAGACTGTTAGATAAGTAAATTTTAACAAGTTatccaggtttctttttttcttttttttgaaagacTAACTGGAAAACACATATTCaatgcacacacacccccatacacGCTGAGGCATACAGTGTGATTAATTCCCCTATGCTAAACATCACAGGAACTTCAGCCTGTGACCCACATAACCCAGGCAGGGAGGCTGAGCCTCACTGTGAGGCAGAAGGCAGGCTAGAAAGTGATGCTCAGAATGAAGTTAAGGTGCCTCAAGGATCTGGCTGCCTCTGTTCTGTGACCCAAATTCAGGAAAGCCCCTACCTTTTTTGGCTCCCTCAGGAACAATCCTATACACTTTGTA from the Macaca mulatta isolate MMU2019108-1 chromosome 4, T2T-MMU8v2.0, whole genome shotgun sequence genome contains:
- the IRF4 gene encoding interferon regulatory factor 4 isoform X2, with product MNLEGSGRGAEFGMSAVSCGNGKLRQWLIDQIDSGKYPGLVWENEEKSIFRIPWKHAGKQDYNREEDAALFKAWALFKGKFREGIDKPDPPTWKTRLRCALNKSNDFEELVERSQLDISDPYKVYRIVPEGAKKGAKQLTLEDPQMSMSHPYTMTTPYPSLPAQVHNYVMPSLDRSWRDYVPDQPHPEIPYQCPVTFGPRGHHWQGPACENGCQVTGTFYACAPPESQAPGIPTEPSIRSAEALALSDCRLHICLYYREILVKELTTSSPEGCRISHGHTYDASNLDQVLFPYPEDNGQRKNIEKLLGHLERGVVLWMAPDGLYAKRLCQSRIYWDGPLALCSDRPNKLERDQTCKLFDTQQFLSELQAFAHHGRSLPRFQVTLCFGEEFPDPQRQRKLITAHVEPLLARQLYYFAQQNSGHFLRGYDLPEHISNPEDYHRSIRHSSIQE
- the IRF4 gene encoding interferon regulatory factor 4 isoform X3, translating into MNLEGSGRGAEFGMSAVSCGNGKLRQWLIDQIDSGKYPGLVWENEEKSIFRIPWKHAGKQDYNREEDAALFKAWALFKGKFREGIDKPDPPTWKTRLRCALNKSNDFEELVERSQLDISDPYKVYRIVPEGAKKGAKQLTLEDPQMSMSHPYTMTTPYPSLPAQQVHNYVMPSLDRSWRDYVPDQPHPEIPYQCPVTFGPRGHHWQGPACENDCRLHICLYYREILVKELTTSSPEGCRISHGHTYDASNLDQVLFPYPEDNGQRKNIEKLLGHLERGVVLWMAPDGLYAKRLCQSRIYWDGPLALCSDRPNKLERDQTCKLFDTQQFLSELQAFAHHGRSLPRFQVTLCFGEEFPDPQRQRKLITAHVEPLLARQLYYFAQQNSGHFLRGYDLPEHISNPEDYHRSIRHSSIQE
- the IRF4 gene encoding interferon regulatory factor 4: MNLEGSGRGAEFGMSAVSCGNGKLRQWLIDQIDSGKYPGLVWENEEKSIFRIPWKHAGKQDYNREEDAALFKAWALFKGKFREGIDKPDPPTWKTRLRCALNKSNDFEELVERSQLDISDPYKVYRIVPEGAKKGAKQLTLEDPQMSMSHPYTMTTPYPSLPAQQVHNYVMPSLDRSWRDYVPDQPHPEIPYQCPVTFGPRGHHWQGPACENGCQVTGTFYACAPPESQAPGIPTEPSIRSAEALALSDCRLHICLYYREILVKELTTSSPEGCRISHGHTYDASNLDQVLFPYPEDNGQRKNIEKLLGHLERGVVLWMAPDGLYAKRLCQSRIYWDGPLALCSDRPNKLERDQTCKLFDTQQFLSELQAFAHHGRSLPRFQVTLCFGEEFPDPQRQRKLITAHVEPLLARQLYYFAQQNSGHFLRGYDLPEHISNPEDYHRSIRHSSIQE